GATCGTGCTGCCGCCGCTGTGGGCGATGCTGCTCGCGAATCACATCGGGGACGCGGCGTATGCGAGCCCCGGTGCACGGCCCGCGCAGCCCGTTGCCTCCGGGATCCCGGGCTTCGGCCCTCCCGCTGACCAGCACGGTGGTGGCTGGCAGGGTCTCCCGCCGGTTCCGCCGCAGGCGATCCAGCCGCAGCAGCCCGCGCAGCCGCAGCACGTCGTGCCGCAGCAGCCTCCGCATCAGTCCGCGCCGGGCTTCGCGCCGCAGCCCGCGCAGTATCAGCAGCCCGTCCAGCCGCAGCAGCCGCAGTTCGTCCAGCCTCCGCAGCCGGTGCAGCCCGTCGCGCAGCCGCAGCAGCCCGCGCAGCCGCTCACCCCGCAGCAGCAGCTCTGGGCCGAGCCCGCGCGTCAGCAGGTCCCGCCCGCGCCGCCCGCCGCGGCGCCGCCGGCGCCCGGGCAGAGCTTCGGGTTCAGCAATACCACGGAGGGTGCGTTCGAGCGCCTCGCGGCCGAGGAAGCGCAGCGTACGGGCGCCAGCCCGCTCGGGGCGGCGGAAGCGCAGCGGCCGTTCTCGTGGCCGAGCGCAGACATCGCGGAGAACGCCGACTTCGACTCCCGGTCCCCCGTCGTGCTGCCCGACCCGCAGCAGGCACCCGCCCCGGCGGCCGCGCCTGCTCCGGCGAACGCGCCGGAACCGGTGCACGCGCCGGCCCCCGCGGCCGCTGCGGCACCGCCCGTGCCGCCCGTTGCGGCACAGTCAGCGGCGCCCACCGCTGATCCGGCACCCGCTGCACCCGCGCCCGCTGCACCCGCTGCGACCGCCGCGCCTGCAGCACCGATCCCGAACCCGGCGGCGGAGCTCTCCGACGACGACGCACCGTCGATCTTCGACACCGGCAGCGCCCGTCAGAGCCGCACCGCCCCCCGCACGTCCGAGCACGACGCAGCGGAGGCCGC
Above is a genomic segment from Leucobacter rhizosphaerae containing:
- a CDS encoding DUF5684 domain-containing protein: MDNLSGSSILAVAGIWSIVFIGYYVWYLWSLSRLFPKIGLPSWAGWVPLWNQWQLIQRGGLPGWLVLLGLIPFLGIVVLVVMIIAINRINSEHGKGAGFTVLGIVLPPLWAMLLANHIGDAAYASPGARPAQPVASGIPGFGPPADQHGGGWQGLPPVPPQAIQPQQPAQPQHVVPQQPPHQSAPGFAPQPAQYQQPVQPQQPQFVQPPQPVQPVAQPQQPAQPLTPQQQLWAEPARQQVPPAPPAAAPPAPGQSFGFSNTTEGAFERLAAEEAQRTGASPLGAAEAQRPFSWPSADIAENADFDSRSPVVLPDPQQAPAPAAAPAPANAPEPVHAPAPAAAAAPPVPPVAAQSAAPTADPAPAAPAPAAPAATAAPAAPIPNPAAELSDDDAPSIFDTGSARQSRTAPRTSEHDAAEAAGLVAGAAGAGAAVAGAALAGAAAAQASNDAAPETAPPAHDEEFDRTVVVVRRTRWGLELPDGDVLELLGDDVVLGRKPDAPEGSTALQIVDPTRTMSKTHARLRREGETWTIEDLQSTNGVAIIDDLGQASQIDAGLPVPATDRLVIGTLEVKLQPIT